In the genome of Magnolia sinica isolate HGM2019 chromosome 2, MsV1, whole genome shotgun sequence, one region contains:
- the LOC131232782 gene encoding low affinity sulfate transporter 3 — MGSSAHEPRSLEELDTEGGRPPRIVGLVLNSPKPPSLLHKLTDLIRNTVVPHGDKSSYPFKEPALKCIISALQSVFPILSWGRTYNAKKLRSDVMAGLTLASLSIPQSIGYASLARLDPQYGLYTSVVPPLIYAVMGSSREIAIGPVAVVSLLLSSMLQKVVDPSAEPLAYRKLAFTATFFAGVFQSTFGLFRLGFLVDFLSHAAIVGFMGGAAIVIGLQQLKGLLGITHFTNRTDVISVMKAVWNSIHPPWNPHNFMLGCSFLIFILITRFLGKRNKKLFWLPAIAPLISVILSTLLVFVTRADKHGVKIVKHFKGGLNPSSLHQLQLNGPHVGEAAKIGLICAIVGLTEAIAIGRSFASIKGYHLDGNKEMVAMGCMNIAGSLSSCYIATGSFSRTAVNYSAGCQTAVSNIVMAVTVFMSLELLTRLLYFTPIAILASIILASIPGLIDVGEAYNIWKVDKLDFLVCFGAFVGVLFASVEIGLLTAIIISFAKILLNAIRPGIEILGRIQGTDIFCSIKQYPIAMRTPGLLITRIDSGFLCFINASFIRDRIMRWVNEQKETKENAQQRILAVIIDMSNVINIDTSGIQALEELHKKQLSQGLHLAIVNPGWQVIHKLKLAKFVNKIGGEWIFLTVEEAVNACLGLDQASMKC, encoded by the exons ATGGGTTCATCAGCACATGAACCTCGCTCTCTGGAAGAGCTCGACACTGAAGGTGGTCGTCCGCCACGGATAGTTGGCTTGGTGCTGAATTCTCCCAAGCCACCCTCTCTATTGCACAAGCTCACAGACTTAATAAGAAACACTGTCGTTCCTCATGGAGACAAGTCTTCTTATCCATTTAAAGAACCGGCGCTGAAATGCATCATTTCAGCCTTGCAGTCTGTGTTTCCAATTCTCAGTTGGGGAAGAACGTACAATGCAAAGAAGCTCAGGAGTGATGTCATGGCGGGTTTAACTCTTGCAAGTCTTAGCATTCCACAG AGCATCGGATACGCTAGTTTGGCGAGGCTTGATCCTCAGTATGGTCTCT ATACCAGCGTTGTCCCGCCACTGATTTATGCTGTTATGGGGAGTTCGAGGGAGATAGCCATCGGTCCGGTTGCGGTAGTTTCACTGCTGCTGTCTTCCATGCTTCAGAAAGTAGTAGATCCTTCTGCTGAACCACTCGCATACAGAAAGTTGGCTTTCACTGCAACTTTCTTTGCTGGTGTCTTCCAATCAACATTTGGATTGTTCAG GCTTGGTTTTCTTGTAGACTTCCTCTCACATGCTGCCATCGTTGGGTTCATGGGAGGTGCAGCCATCGTGATCGGGCTGCAACAATTGAAAGGACTACTTGGAATTACTCACTTCACAAACAGAACTGATGTGATCTCTGTCATGAAGGCCGTTTGGAACTCAATTCATCCTCCT TGGAACCCACACAACTTTATGCTTGGATGCTCGTTCCTGATCTTCATCCTAATCACCAGATTCTTG GGTAAAAGGAACAAGAAACTCTTCTGGTTACCGGCCATCGCTCCTCTGATATCTGTCATTTTATCAACTCTTCTGGTCTTCGTGACAAGAGCTGATAAGCATGGAGTTAAAATAGTGAAACACTTCAAAGGAGGCTTAAACCCAAGCTCACTTCACCAACTGCAACTCAACGGGCCTCATGTAGGAGAAGCTGCGAAAATTGGACTGATTTGTGCGATCGTCGGTCTCACG GAAGCTATTGCTATCGGCCGATCTTTCGCATCTATAAAAGGCTACCACCTTGATGGAAACAAGGAAATGGTAGCCATGGGCTGCATGAACATTGCAGGATCTTTATCTTCTTGCTATATAGCAACAG GTTCGTTCTCTCGCACTGCTGTAAATTACAGCGCAGGCTGCCAAACAGCAGTCTCCAATATCGTCATGGCCGTTACAGTTTTTATGTCCTTGGAGCTGCTTACTAGGCTGCTGTATTTCACTCCCATTGCCATCCTCGCTTCGATTATTCTAGCCTCAATTCCGGGACTGATCGATGTTGGGGAAGCTTACAACATCTGGAAGGTTGATAAACTAGACTTCCTCGTCTGCTTTGGAGCTTTCGTCGGTGTGTTATTCGCATCTGTGGAGATTGGTCTTTTAACTGCT ATAATAATCTCCTTTGCCAAGATACTACTAAATGCAATCCGACCAGGTATAGAAATACTGGGAAGAATTCAGGGAACAGACATCTTCTGCAGCATCAAACAGTATCCTATTGCAATGAGGACTCCTGGCCTGCTGATAACCCGCATCGACTCCGGATTCCTTTGTTTCATCAATGCCAGCTTCATTAGAGACAG GATCATGAGATGGGTGAACGAACAAAAGGAGACAAAGGAGAATGCACAGCAGAGAATTCTAGCAGTAATAATTGACATGTCGA ACGTGATCAACATTGATACATCTGGAATACAAGCCTTAGAAGAGCTACATAAGAAGCAGCTGTCCCAAGGCTTACAT CTAGCGATAGTCAACCCCGGCTGGCAAGTGATACACAAGCTGAAATTAGCCAAGTTTGTGAATAAAATAGGAGGGGAATGGATCTTCCTTACTGTCGAAGAAGCTGTAAATGCATGCCTTGGGTTGGACCAGGCTAGTATGAAGTGTTAG